A stretch of Henckelia pumila isolate YLH828 chromosome 4, ASM3356847v2, whole genome shotgun sequence DNA encodes these proteins:
- the LOC140867457 gene encoding uncharacterized protein, translating to MSNFHSRSNSLPSKSHPVMDEIQDHLCRLRDSEATSAKSICSNLACLIKLHEEIKNLIQVPSIQQAISHDQCGTWINEILEGSLRLVDLCGFSRDVVCLTKECFQDFESSIRRNRSEAATAKDIDSYVASRKKINQMINKSIKNMKSFNQNFTPLLEKTEDLKAIATVLKEMEVISSSVLKSILILVSGEKRRSKQRSWLLLSKLSQTSRVCDEMEQEMDGGDMLHALNANMLQKGMDKITKQNVLRQLKSSEMTTQDLEEGLTSFFRSLVKTRVSLLNALSH from the coding sequence ATGTCTAATTTCCATTCTAGATCTAACAGTTTACCATCTAAATCTCATCCAGTAATGGACGAGATTCAAGATCATTTATGCCGGTTAAGGGACTCGGAAGCCACCTCAGCAAAATCCATATGCTCAAACTTAGCTTGCCTCATAAAATTGCATGAAGAAATCAAGAATCTGATTCAGGTTCCTTCAATCCAACAAGCCATCTCCCATGACCAATGTGGGACTTGGATCAATGAGATTCTTGAAGGATCACTCAGGCTTGTGGATCTTTGTGGATTTTCAAGAGATGTTGTCTGCTTAACCAAGGAATGCTTTCAAGATTTCGAATCCTCCATCAGAAGAAACAGAAGTGAAGCAGCCACAGCAAAGGACATCGATTCCTACGTGGCCTCAAGAAAGAAGATTAACCAAATGATCAATAAGAGCATCAAGAATATGAAGAGCTTCAACCAGAACTTCACTCCACTCCTAGAGAAAACCGAAGATCTTAAAGCTATAGCAACAGTGTTAAAAGAAATGGAGGTTATTTCTTCCTCGGTTTTGAAATCTATACTGATACTCGTGTCCGGGGAAAAGAGAAGATCAAAGCAAAGAAGTTGGTTATTGCTTTCGAAGCTATCCCAAACTAGCCGTGTATGTGATGAGATGGAGCAAGAAATGGATGGTGGAGATATGTTGCATGCCTTGAATGCCAACATGCTGCAAAAAGGGATGGACAAAATTACAAAGCAAAATGTATTAAGGCAATTGAAATCATCAGAAATGACAACACAGGATCTTGAAGAGGGATTAACGTCTTTCTTTAGGAGTTTAGTGAAAACCAGAGTTTCTCTTCTCAATGCTCTGAGCCATTAG
- the LOC140865534 gene encoding probable inactive purple acid phosphatase 29, which yields MANKGKSAQLLLALLTCITFLCVHGAGQRELRFDGEGGEFRILQVADMHYADGTTTPCEDVFPSQMPSCSDLNTTHFVRRLILAEKPHLIVFTGDNIFGFDATDAAASMDAAFAPAISSNIPWAAVLGNHDQESTLSREGVMKYITGLKNTLSSFNPSEVDVIDGYGNYNLEVHGVEGSSLANKSVLNLYFLDSGDYSNVPAIPGYDWIKPSQQLWFERTSLKLQRSYMKKPEPQKGPAPGLAYFHIPLPEYASFDSSNYTGVKQEGISSASMNSGFFTTMVSAGDVKAVFTGHDHLNDFCGELAGIHLCYAGGFGYHAYGKAGWSRRARMVVSSLEKTENGSWGGVKSIKTWKVLDDENLTAIDGQVIWSKSSNGKRMMH from the exons ATGGCGAACAAGGGGAAGTCGGCTCAACTACTGCTGGCTTTACTCACGTGCATAACTTTCCTGTGCGTCCATGGCGCCGGCCAGCGAGAGCTCAGATTTGACGGTGAAGGAGGAGAGTTCAGGATTCTGCAAGTCGCCGACATGCACTACGCCGACGGGACCACCACTCCCTGCGAGGATGTGTTTCCGTCGCAGATGCCTTCCTGCTCCGATCTCAACACCACTCATTTCGTCCGCCGTTTGATTTTAGCAGAGAAGCCTCATCTCATTGTTTTCACAG GagataatatttttgggttcgATGCCACGGATGCAGCAGCGTCTATGGATGCGGCCTTTGCTCCAGCCATTTCGTCCAACATACCATGGGCTGCTGTTCTCGGAAATCATGACCAAGAATCTACATTATCAAGGGAGGGTGTGATGAAATATATCACAGGCTTGAAAAACACTCTGTCTTCGTTTAATCCTTCTGAAGTTGATGTAATTGATGGATATGGGAATTATAATTTGGAGGTTCATGGAGTTGAAGGTTCTAGTTTAGCGAATAAATCAGTTCTAAATCTTTACTTCTTGGACAGTGGAGATTACTCGAATGTTCCCGCTATTCCTGGCTACGATTGGATCAAGCCTTCTCAGCAGCTTTGGTTTGAGCGTACTTCACTTAAACTTCAG AGGAGTTACATGAAGAAGCCAGAGCCTCAAAAGGGTCCTGCTCCAGGGCTTGCGTACTTTCACATCCCACTGCCTGAATATGCAAGCTTTGATTCATCTAATTATACTGGGGTGAAACAGGAAGGAATTAGTTCTGCTTCTATGAACTCTGGCTTTTTCACAACCATGGTGTCAGCAGGGGATGTGAAGGCCGTTTTCACAGGTCACGATCATCTTAATGATTTTTGTGGTGAGTTGGCAGGCATACATTTATGCTATGCTGGAGGGTTCGGTTATCATGCTTACGGCAAGGCTGGATGGTCTAGGAGAGCAAGAATGGTGGTTTCGTCTTTGGAGAAAACAGAGAATGGATCATGGGGAGGAGTCAAGTCTATTAAAACATGGAAGGTTCTAGACGATGAGAATCTTACTGCTATCGATGGCCAGGTGATATGGAGCAAGAGCTCCAATGGTAAGCGTATGATGCATTGA